The Phycisphaeraceae bacterium genome segment GAACCAGCAGCGGCATCTCGCTGCTGATCGACATCCCCGACATCCTGGTGCCCGCCAACTCGATCGTCGGCGTGGCGGTGCGATTCACCGTCGCCGGGCCGCGCTACTTCGGCACCGGCACCCCGCCCTACAGCATCTACCAGGATGCGAACCTGAAGCTGACGACGGGCGATGCCCGCTCGGCGCCGTTCACCACCACGGGCAGCTTCTTCGCGTCACGCGCCCTGGTGGGCGAGCTGCACTACGAGTTCGTGCCCGCGCCGGGCGCCATGGCGCTGCTGGGCGCGGCTGCGTTCATCGGTCGCCGCCGGCGCCGCTGAACCGCGCATAACCGGATCGTTCCCGATCTCTCCCCGCCGCGGGCCTCATCGGCTCGCGGCGGTCTTTCATGGGCGGGTTCGCGCCTCGCTCCGGACCGCCGCGCCGAGGCAGTTGCCGGGCCACGGGCCGGGTACACTGCACGCTCACGCCCCGTTCACGCGCACCCATCCACGCCTCGTCCACCCGGAGACGCCCATGCCCGCACCGTCGATTCCGCTCAAGGAATACGCCGCCCGTCGTCAGCAACTGCTTCGACGGCTGGATGGCGCGGTCGGGCTGGTGTTCGCCGGCGACGTCTCTTCGCACCTGCCCGGGCCGTGGCGCCCGCACCCCAACTTCGAGTACCTGACGGGCATCGCCGATGAACCCGGCGCCGCCCTGCTGCTGGAGCCGAGGAATCCCAACCCCGCGCGACGAGCCGTGCTGCTGCTGCGGCCGCTCAACCCGGAAGTCGAGAAGTGGGACGGCTACCGGGGTGAGATTTCCGCCGCGCTCAAGAAGAAGTACGGCTTCGAGACCATCCACCGCATGGACTCGCTGCCTCGCTGGCTACGACTGGCCGCGATCCGGTCGAAGCGACTGGCCCTGCTCCACCCGCCGGCGATGCACACGCAGCCGATCACGCCCGACCTGGAGGTCTTCCGCAAGGTCGTCGAGCGCATCCCCGGTGCGAGCATCGTCGATCAATCCGATCTGCTCGCCTCGATGCGGGCGAAGAAAAGCCCGGCGGAAATCGGCATGATCCGACACGCCGCGTCGATCACCGCCAGAGGGTTCGAGGCCGCCCTGAATACGCTGCGGCCCGGCATCACCGAGTTCGACGTGCAGGAAGCCATCGAACACGCCTACAAGTCGCACGGGTCGCGCGGCGTGGGCTACGGCACCATCGCCGGCGCCGGGCTCAACAGCACCGTGCTGCACTATCACGCGAACAATCAGCCCCTGGCCGACGGCGACCTGATCTGCATCGACTCGGCGGCGTCCTACGGCGGGTACACGGCGGATGTGACGCGAACCTACCCGGTGAACGGGCGTTTCACCAAGCGGCAGCGCGCCATTTACGACATCGTGCTCAAGGCCAACCTCGCCGCCATCGCCCGCACCAAGGCCGGCGCCACGATCGCCCAGATCGACAAGGCGGCGCGCGATGTCATCACCAAGGCGGGCTACGGCGACTTCTTCATCCACGGCATCGGCCATCACGTCGGATTGGAAGTCCACGACCTCACCCCGGTGCTGGATGAGCGCCTGCCGGAGGGCGCGGTCATCACCATCGAGCCGGGCATCTACATCCCCGACGAGAAGATCGGCGTGCGCATCGAGGACGACGTGGTCGCCACCCGTCGCGGCCCGAAGGTGCTGACCAGCGGAATCGTCAAGCGCGCAGATGACATCGAGCAGGCGATGGCGAGGACTCGTTCGCGGCGGTAATGGATGATGAATCAAGCGAGCCGCGACCGTGAGGGAGCGGTTGCACCGTGCCCCGCGTTGGCTGACTTGGATCGAGATTGCGCCACGCTTCCCGGACGGCAGGGAGTGAATCCCGCGGCCTTCCGGCCCGTACGATTGCCTGCACGCCCGACGTTTTGCGAGAATCCCCTTGCCGCACCACAGCACCACTCGGATCGGGTTCGGACTTCTCTGCCTCGCCGCCGCCACGCTCGCCGGAACCGCCATGCCCCACCTGTCGGGCACATCCGCCTCGGCCCGCCAGGATGCCCCGATGACTCCACGTTCACCTGCCCAGGGCGGAGAGACCAGCCCCATGCCCGACGCGATGAAACGACTCGACCCCTTCATGGGTGAGTGGACGGGAACCATCACCTCCCCAGGCGCCCCCGGAGCAGATGGCGCCCCCGAACGCGTCCTCCCCATCCGCTGGACGACCCGCCGAGTGTTCGACGGCCGCTTCGTGCAGTTCGAGTTCCGCAGCGTGGAGCCCAACCCGCAGGGACGATACGTCGAGTGGATCGGGCTCTTCACCTTCAACCCCGAGACGAAGCAGTACGAAACGATCTGGATGAACAGCGCCATCCGCCGCGCGCCCGATCGCTTCATGGACGGGCGGCTGATCTTCTTCGAAACGGGCACGTTTGACGAGACGGGCAGGGTGCTCACGCTCATCTCCAGGCAGCAGCGCGGGCACGACCAGCCGGAGACCACGGTCAGGTCGATCTTTGAGATGCTCGGTCCGGACGCGTTTCGCGTCACCGATCAGGAACTCATCGCCGAGACAGGCGAATACCGCACATTCGGCGTGTTTGAGTTGAAGAGGCAGGCGGCGACGGGCGCGCGGGCTGGTTGACGGCGAAGGACGGTCGGGAGCGGACCGCCCGATCGCGGAAATCCCCCCGATTGGAGCGGCCCGCGCGGCGGTCTACGATGCCGTCCCTCAGACCGTGGAGACCCAGCACATGACCGAGATCAAGAGCATCGCCGTGATCGGCGCCGGAACGATGGGCTCCGGCATCGCCCTCACCGCCGCCCTGAGTGGGCTGAAGGCGTACCAGATCGACGTCAGCCCGCCGCAACTGGAGAAGGCCCGCGGCTACCACGACAAGACGCTCGCCCGCATGGTCGAGAAGTCCAAACTCACCGCGCCGGAGGCGGAGCAGACGCGCGGACGTATCACGTACCACAACCAGATGAAGGACGCGGCGGCGGCGGACTTCGCCATCGAGGCCGCCAGCGAGAACGTGGACCTGAAGAAGAAGATCTTCTGGGACATGCTGCAGACCTTCCGCAGCGAGGTGGTGCTGGCCACGAACACCTCGTCGATCTCGATCACCGATCTCGCCGCCAGCGTGGACGTGGCGGCCCCGCGGGTGATCGGCATGCACTTCTTCAACCCCGTGCCGGTGATGAAGCTGGTGGAGGTGATCCGCGGGCTGGAGACCAACGACGTCGTGATGCACATCACCACCGAACTGGCCAAGAAACTGGGCAAGACCCCCGTCCCCGCCAACGACCGGGCGGGCTTCGTCTCCAACCGCGTGCTGATGCCGATGATCAACGAGGCCTTCTACGCCTGGATGGAAGGCGTCGCCGAGCCGGCGGACATCGACCAGATCATGATGCTCGGCTGCAACCACCCCATGGGCCCGCTGCGGCTGGCCGACTACATCGGGCTGGATGTGTGCCACGACATCATGATGGTGCTGCACCGTGAACTGGGCAGCCCGAAGTACTTCCCCTGCCCCAAACTGCGCCAGCTGGTGCGGGCGGGGCGGCTGGGGGACAAGACGGGGGCGGGGGTGTACGAGTATCCCAAGAAGTAGTAGGCGTTTTCTGGTTGTCCACCACATCTGGGTCGCAGCTCAAGAAGATTGACAGCGTAATCGAGTTGAGTATCATTCCTGACGAGCAATCGTTGGTTGAGTGACAATCGACTCAGGGGTATCCTGTGGCTCCAAGAACGAAGTCGCCTGGAGCGTTCGTGCCGATCAGCGAGAGCCCGCCGAACGCCTTGGCTCTGAGCGGTCGCCCCGGCACCCTTCGTGCCTTCGTTCCCGACCCGCTCCCGCCGGAGTTGGACGCAGCGTCCTTCGTGCGGCTCACCGATGCCCTCGTACGAGCAGAACGAGCGCTGGGGCTGCTGGAAGGGAGTGCGCGGCGATTGGCGAACCCGCACATTCTGATCGGACCGTTCGCGCGAAAAGAGGCGATTCGCTCCTCCGGCATCGAGGACACCTTTGCGGACATCGAGGAGGTCGTGCGTGTTGAAGCCGACCTCGATCGACACACGCGACGAAACGATGCGGTTGAAGTGCGAAACTACGTGCGCGCGCTGGAGCAGGGCCTGCGGTCGGACCTGCCGATCTCGCAGCGACTGATCCGCGAGTTGCACTGCACCCTGCTGACAGAAACGCGCGGCGCAAACCGTGATCCCGGCAACTACCGACGTTCACAAAACTTCATTGGCGGGGGCGGCGCTGTACGGTTTGTCCCACCTCCAGCCAATCGAGTGCCCGACCTGATGTCGGATCTGGAGAGGTTCGTCCATGACACGCGCATCGAACTCCCCCAACTCATCCGGATCGCATTGACGCACTATCAGTTCGAAACGATTCACCCATTTCAGGACGGAAACGGGCGCGTCGGACGGCTGCTCATCACCCTTCAACTTTGCGACGGAGCGCGACTGACCAAGCCCTTGGTCTACGTCAGCGGGCATTTCGAGAAGCATCGTGCGGAGTACTACGATCGGCTTCTCGCTGTCAGCATGGTGGGAGACTGGGTCGGGTGGATTCTGTTTTTTCTTGAGGCGATCGAATCAACTTGTCGCGATGCCCTCCGGCGGTCCGATGATCTGCTCCAACTCCAGCAGGAGTACCACGCACGCGTTCGAGTGCCACGCGCCTCAGCCCTTCTTCCAAAAATCATCGATCAGTTGTTCGTTCAACAGTGGCTGACCGTGTCCGTGGTGTCAAGGGAGTGCGGAATCACTCCACCCGCTGCGACTGGGCTCATCCGGAAACTCGAAGCGGTCGACATCATCCGGGAGGTGACGGGCGCGAGGTATGGCCAAACGTGGTTTGCTCCGGGGGTCATTGAC includes the following:
- a CDS encoding aminopeptidase P family protein, with the protein product MPAPSIPLKEYAARRQQLLRRLDGAVGLVFAGDVSSHLPGPWRPHPNFEYLTGIADEPGAALLLEPRNPNPARRAVLLLRPLNPEVEKWDGYRGEISAALKKKYGFETIHRMDSLPRWLRLAAIRSKRLALLHPPAMHTQPITPDLEVFRKVVERIPGASIVDQSDLLASMRAKKSPAEIGMIRHAASITARGFEAALNTLRPGITEFDVQEAIEHAYKSHGSRGVGYGTIAGAGLNSTVLHYHANNQPLADGDLICIDSAASYGGYTADVTRTYPVNGRFTKRQRAIYDIVLKANLAAIARTKAGATIAQIDKAARDVITKAGYGDFFIHGIGHHVGLEVHDLTPVLDERLPEGAVITIEPGIYIPDEKIGVRIEDDVVATRRGPKVLTSGIVKRADDIEQAMARTRSRR
- a CDS encoding DUF1579 family protein produces the protein MPHHSTTRIGFGLLCLAAATLAGTAMPHLSGTSASARQDAPMTPRSPAQGGETSPMPDAMKRLDPFMGEWTGTITSPGAPGADGAPERVLPIRWTTRRVFDGRFVQFEFRSVEPNPQGRYVEWIGLFTFNPETKQYETIWMNSAIRRAPDRFMDGRLIFFETGTFDETGRVLTLISRQQRGHDQPETTVRSIFEMLGPDAFRVTDQELIAETGEYRTFGVFELKRQAATGARAG
- a CDS encoding 3-hydroxybutyryl-CoA dehydrogenase (converts (S)-3-hydroxybutanoyl-CoA to 3-acetoacetyl-CoA), with product MTEIKSIAVIGAGTMGSGIALTAALSGLKAYQIDVSPPQLEKARGYHDKTLARMVEKSKLTAPEAEQTRGRITYHNQMKDAAAADFAIEAASENVDLKKKIFWDMLQTFRSEVVLATNTSSISITDLAASVDVAAPRVIGMHFFNPVPVMKLVEVIRGLETNDVVMHITTELAKKLGKTPVPANDRAGFVSNRVLMPMINEAFYAWMEGVAEPADIDQIMMLGCNHPMGPLRLADYIGLDVCHDIMMVLHRELGSPKYFPCPKLRQLVRAGRLGDKTGAGVYEYPKK
- a CDS encoding Fic family protein; translation: MPISESPPNALALSGRPGTLRAFVPDPLPPELDAASFVRLTDALVRAERALGLLEGSARRLANPHILIGPFARKEAIRSSGIEDTFADIEEVVRVEADLDRHTRRNDAVEVRNYVRALEQGLRSDLPISQRLIRELHCTLLTETRGANRDPGNYRRSQNFIGGGGAVRFVPPPANRVPDLMSDLERFVHDTRIELPQLIRIALTHYQFETIHPFQDGNGRVGRLLITLQLCDGARLTKPLVYVSGHFEKHRAEYYDRLLAVSMVGDWVGWILFFLEAIESTCRDALRRSDDLLQLQQEYHARVRVPRASALLPKIIDQLFVQQWLTVSVVSRECGITPPAATGLIRKLEAVDIIREVTGARYGQTWFAPGVIDIIRREYDDVPPA